A genomic window from Glycine soja cultivar W05 chromosome 10, ASM419377v2, whole genome shotgun sequence includes:
- the LOC114370642 gene encoding phytosulfokines 3-like, producing MKMSSKVTGATLCLAVLFLFLTFTYAGRLGPASSSITSIKTQHGVLEEEKLDVEETCDGIGEEECLMRRTLVAHTDYIYTQKHKP from the exons ATGAAAATGTCATCTAAGGTCACTGGTGCCACCCTTTGCCTAGCAGTCTTATTCCTCTTCTTAACCTTCACATATGCAGGAAGACTTGGCCCTGCATCTTCCTCTATCACTTCAATCAAAACTCAACATGGG GTTTTGGAAGAGGAGAAGTTGGACGTGGAGGAAACTTGTGATGGtattggtgaagaagaatgctTGATGAGAAGAACACTTGTGGCTCACACGGATTATATCTACACACAGAAGCACAAACCATGA